Proteins from one Anastrepha obliqua isolate idAnaObli1 chromosome 2, idAnaObli1_1.0, whole genome shotgun sequence genomic window:
- the LOC129238697 gene encoding uncharacterized protein LOC129238697 yields the protein MPSSSSSSTYTNTENSSFMGAENSSSSGDDEPSKKRRKESNQFGEMQQEFSLFKAMIQKKKNSRKYAWLGTLVANQMEEIDHDQQQSAAWEIQTIIKRYIDESNHRTPESLATSSSSDKDLLQLSMVEVLDKDDFC from the exons atGCCTTCTTCTTCGAGTAGCTCAACTTATACGAATACTGAAAATAGCAGCTTTATGGGTGCAGAAAATAGTAGCTCGAGCGGTGACGACGAGCCATCGAAAAAACGAAGAAAG gaaAGTAATCAGTTTGGTGAAATGCAGCAGGAATTCTCTTTATTTAAAGCAAtgattcaaaaaaagaaaaactcccGAAAATACGCCTGGTTGGGAACTTTGGTTGCAAATCAAATGGAGGAAATAGACCATGACCAACAACAAAGCGCTGCTTGGGAAATACAGACGATTATAAAAAGATATATTGATGAATCCAATCATCGCACTCCTGAATCATTagcaacatcatcatcatcagacaAGGACTTACTGCAGCTGTCCATGGTTGAAGTTTTAGACAAGGatgatttttgctag